One window of Eriocheir sinensis breed Jianghai 21 unplaced genomic scaffold, ASM2467909v1 Scaffold1443, whole genome shotgun sequence genomic DNA carries:
- the LOC126990086 gene encoding uncharacterized protein LOC126990086, giving the protein MEEEKVLPVIDLSLAKGHTRAGLVKELHEALTTVGFIYLKNVDGYDEEALLRHSKWFFSLPMEQRMAISKKSFNPKCSNEYRGYFPVIPGAVSHKEAFEIGPKQGKPKEGLISLEEKFIIEDNQWPLESRGIRGGQELQAWMEVYHEKMTEASRELLSLIAEGYGAPSDFYADIFRDPHLSTLRLIRYPARPNPTYEARDGDAVIQTAEHQDTTKVTLLATFAEYPGLQVRWWKDDSIIDVTHKPGHLVMNIGQLLSYTSGGLKATKHRVIDCCGD; this is encoded by the exons ATG gaggaagagaaggtcctGCCCGTCATCGACCTGAGCCTGGCCAAGGGTCACACGCGGGCCGGCCTGGTGAAGGAGCTGCACGAGGCGCTCACCACCGTGGGCTTCATCTACCTCAAGAACGTGGACGGCTACGACGAGGAGGCGCTGCTGCGACACTCCAAGTGGTTCTTCAG CCTGCCGATGGAGCAGAGGATGGCCATCTCCAAGAAGTCTTTCAACCCTAAGTGCAGCAACGAGTACCGCGGATACTTTCCTGTCATCCCCGGCGCCGTGTCCCACAAGGAAG CCTTCGAGATCGGGCCGAAGCAGGGGAAGCCGAAGGAGGGACTCATATCGCTGGAGGAGAAGTTCATCATCGAGGACAACCAATGGCCTCTAGAGTCTAGAGGAATCCGAGGAGGGCAGGAACTTCAGG CATGGATGGAGGTCTACCACGAGAAGATGACCGAGGCTTCGCGGGAGCTGCTGAGCCTGATCGCGGAAGGTTACGGAGCACCCAGCGACTTCTACGCCGACATCTTCAGGGATCCGCATCTCTCCACGCTCCGGCTCATCCGCTACCCGGCCAGACCCAACCCGACATATGAAGCCCGTGACGGTGACGCGG tGATCCAGACGGCCGAACACCAGGACACCACGAAGGTCACGCTGCTGGCCACCTTTGCCGAGTACCCGGGGCTGCAGGTTCGCTGGTGGAAGGACGACTCCATCATCGACGTGACGCACAAACCCGGCCACCTCGTCATGAACATCGGCCAGCTGCTCTCCTACACCAGCGGCGGGCTCAAGGCTACCAAACACCGCGTGATCGACTGCTGTGGTGATAg